The sequence CAGTGACAACCGGTTACCATCAATTTAAAATTAACACATGGTTGTGTATACCTTTCAAAATAAAGGCAGTGACAACTTGTTTAGTTTCAGGTGCGGGAACTAACTCATTGTGTATACCTTTCAAAATAAAGGCAGTGACAACGTACTTTGCTGTATGCTTTATAATGAAAGGGATTAAGCCACTTTCTTGTTTAAAAAAATGACTTTATAGTATAGTTTTCAGTATGTCAAGGAGCAGTTTTTTAATTCTAAAGTTCTTCTAAAATTGTATTGACTTCTTGTTCAAATAGTTCATAAATGTTTTGTGCAATAGAAATATCTGCTATGCTTCGATACTCTTTTTTGTGCTTGTAGTACTCAAAATCAGCCATTTTTGTTTCAGTTATTTTTTCTATAGAATGTATAAATGGAAATTCAGAATGGGAAAATTTCTTTCTTCCCAAACTTAAAACATTATTACTTTTATCGTTAATATAATTATTTTCTAATAACCATTTCAAATAAATTTTAAATTGGATTTCATTAAATGCTTCTTTCTTTTTTGGTCGTTCTTCAAATTCTATTTTTTTTATTCCTTCAAAATCTTTTTCAACTATAGATTTTTCCAATTCAAAAACAAGATCAAATATTTTCTCTCTAATTCTATCATATTCTTTTATTTGATATTCTAATAAATCAAATGGAATTTCTTTCTCTTCAAAATAATCTAATAATTTAGGTAACCTTTTGTCTTTTATAAATCTTTTAAAACGCCCAAAATCTTTAATTGTCCATTGATAACCCTTTTGCCCTAAATAGATTTGTTTTTCTGGTTCTGCTACTTTTTGCAAGAATGCATCTTGTTTCTCTTTTGTATCGAGAACGAGCCAATTTTCTTTTTTTTCTTCAGATAAAGCTTCCCACGAAGTAATTTGTACTTTCTGTCTTGTGCTGTCTTCTGCAATAATCGTGCAATATAATTCCCTCCCTTTCTTTACAATTCTATGCCTAAAAGAAGCTTGATGCTCTAAAATACTTTTCTTAGAATCTGGAAAAATATTTTTCAATTCTATATTTTCAATAAGACCAATACTTTGATCTTCTTTTAGCAAAGCTTCACAAAGTATTTTTAAAATTCTATCCTTAGTTTGTATAAATCGTATATGTTTTTCATTAGCTGCTACAAATTTATCATAATTAGACTTAATCTGCTTATCAGTTAATCTATCTAAAGGCTTATAAATGACTTGTTGTTTATCTATATTATAAATTCTAATAAAATTATAAAAGGGCTGGCTGTCATTTTCTAAATATTTTCGAAAAAGAACTGAAAATTTTTCATTGTTTAAAAAGGAAATTTCTTTTTTAGTAAGTTGTCTTTTTAGTACTACATTCAAAGAATCATCAAATAATGAAGTTGGCAAATTAACGGGTAATTTCGTTTTATTAATTACCCATTTATCATAATTAAAATTACAAATTTTTTCATTCAACTTTTTAAATGAATAGGGAATCCTTTGTTTTTTTAATGCATATCCACCTTTCTTTCCTGGTACTAATAGATAATTAGTAATCCATTTTATTTTTGCATCAAGGTAATTTTGATAAAAATCAATAATTCCATTTGAGTCAAAAATAAGTTTTTCATTTAAGAAAACATGTCCTTTATTATAATCAAAAATGTTTAACTCTTCTAAAATGGAAACAATGTCTTCTTTATTAATACTAAAAAAGGCAATTTTATTTTGTAATTTATTAAAATAAGGCTGTGTTATTTTAGCTTTAACATTCTCATCAATAAGCATATTTAGTATATCACGAGTAATATAGGTAGCATATTCACCTAACTTTGGTTTTTCATTCTCTTTTGGTTCTTTTCTGGAAACCTTTAAAAGTTTTTTTATATCTTCTTTTATTTGCCTAATAGTTATATGAATTTTTTTATCTTCATTTATATCTCTTATTCCCATTAAATAAGCTTGCAATTTTTCGGGCAACTGATTTACTAAAACACCTTCTGGCAAATGTTTTTGAAGTTCTTTTCTTCTTTCTGCTATATAAAAATGATACTTTATTTGGCTAAAACTTTCTAATTCTTTTTTATTATTTGTTATTTTTTTAAAATCTTCTTTTTTAAGCGAATACAGTTTTTCTTTTGATAAATTATATTTTGATAATAATCTTTTCTCTTCTATTGCTGTTACAAAATGAACAGTTCCATTTCTATCTTGTAATTTCTTCTTATCAAAAACTTTTTTGGTAAAAGATTCAGGTTCATAACTTACTTTATTTTTTATATCATCAATAATACTGTTATCAAAGAGCAATACATTTGTTTCAGTAATGAATTTTTTTATTAATTTTTCAGCTGATTTTTTGTTTGGATCAATTGTACGTAATAATAATAGCTTTGGTAAATCGTGAATACTAATAAAGCCAGTAGGGTTGTTTTGTAAATGTGCATCTGCCTTTTTATTTTCAAAAACATTTGGATATTTTATTTTTTCTTCATCTTTTTCAAAAATATAAAAAGCTATTTTATTATTATTCATATTATAATGAGGAAAAAATTGTTCAAATTTAATCTCTTCATCATTAAAATCTCGCTTCAAAATTTTTACTATTTCTTGCTCTTTATTTTCAAAATCACTTAATTTACCATAAGCATTTATGGTTTTAATAATTCTTCTAGGTTGCTCATTTCCAATAATTGTTTTATCATATTTTTTTGTAACCAACCTTCCTATTGTAACTTGAAAACGAATGTCTTCTAGCATATTCATTTCATCTAAGAATCGCAAAGCAAAATAAGGAAATCGATCATCATGTCTTTTTAATGCCGTTAATTCTTTTATTGCATTCTCTAAATCTTCATCATTTATATCTTCGTAATTTGTACTATTCAATATTACATTTTCCAATTCAGTACCAGCTACTTTTGGGTCAAATATTTTTTTATCATTATCTGTTAGATGATTAAAAAGTTCTTTCGGACATTTATTAAGCTCTGATAAAATTTCCATTAATAAAGATTCCTTAGGGTTGTCATTACCTAATCTCACATCAGGTATCCTTAACGAATATGTTGTAAAAGCCTGAATAGTAGCTCTAAATGGTGGAGTAGTTTCGTTTTTAAAGCCTTTAAACCTTTTTAAAAACTTAGTAGCATAACTTCTTTCTAAAAAAAGATTTATGAAAAAGAATATACCTTGTTCTGTAAATTCATTCTTCTGTAAATCTTCAAATAGTTGATATTTTTTTAGAATATGGTTATAGTCTTCAATATTTTGTGTTTGTGCATTTCGGATATAAGAAAAACGCGGAGCGTATTTAAAAAGTAATTCAAAAATAGGTTTTAACTGAATGTCAAATTTTTGTTTTCGATTTAGCCTATTACCTGTATCATCAATAGCTAAATAATGGGTATAGGCATTTCTAAATTCATTTAGTTCTATAAAAGTTTTTTTTAGAAAAAAGTGTAATCCATCATAATCAATAGTAATATCAGTTGATTCTTTATTTATTTTATCTTCTGTTTCTAGGTTATCTTGAACAAAAATTTTAAAGAAAGGAAATAGATGTCTTCTAGTTATATAATTAAAAACTTTATTTCTTTCATCCTCAAACAATCTTTGCGAGCTATCAAAAATATTAGCTAGTATGTGATTTGAGTCAATAATATTTTCATCATCTTCAATTGGGGGAAAATCTAAATGTTTAAATGTTTCCGTTAAATGATTTATAATCAAAAAAACGTTATGTCTTGC is a genomic window of Flavobacterium jumunjinense containing:
- the cas13b gene encoding type VI-B CRISPR-associated RNA-guided ribonuclease Cas13b; amino-acid sequence: MEDTQEKNKVGNKRTLANDPQYFGAYLNMARHNVFLIINHLTETFKHLDFPPIEDDENIIDSNHILANIFDSSQRLFEDERNKVFNYITRRHLFPFFKIFVQDNLETEDKINKESTDITIDYDGLHFFLKKTFIELNEFRNAYTHYLAIDDTGNRLNRKQKFDIQLKPIFELLFKYAPRFSYIRNAQTQNIEDYNHILKKYQLFEDLQKNEFTEQGIFFFINLFLERSYATKFLKRFKGFKNETTPPFRATIQAFTTYSLRIPDVRLGNDNPKESLLMEILSELNKCPKELFNHLTDNDKKIFDPKVAGTELENVILNSTNYEDINDEDLENAIKELTALKRHDDRFPYFALRFLDEMNMLEDIRFQVTIGRLVTKKYDKTIIGNEQPRRIIKTINAYGKLSDFENKEQEIVKILKRDFNDEEIKFEQFFPHYNMNNNKIAFYIFEKDEEKIKYPNVFENKKADAHLQNNPTGFISIHDLPKLLLLRTIDPNKKSAEKLIKKFITETNVLLFDNSIIDDIKNKVSYEPESFTKKVFDKKKLQDRNGTVHFVTAIEEKRLLSKYNLSKEKLYSLKKEDFKKITNNKKELESFSQIKYHFYIAERRKELQKHLPEGVLVNQLPEKLQAYLMGIRDINEDKKIHITIRQIKEDIKKLLKVSRKEPKENEKPKLGEYATYITRDILNMLIDENVKAKITQPYFNKLQNKIAFFSINKEDIVSILEELNIFDYNKGHVFLNEKLIFDSNGIIDFYQNYLDAKIKWITNYLLVPGKKGGYALKKQRIPYSFKKLNEKICNFNYDKWVINKTKLPVNLPTSLFDDSLNVVLKRQLTKKEISFLNNEKFSVLFRKYLENDSQPFYNFIRIYNIDKQQVIYKPLDRLTDKQIKSNYDKFVAANEKHIRFIQTKDRILKILCEALLKEDQSIGLIENIELKNIFPDSKKSILEHQASFRHRIVKKGRELYCTIIAEDSTRQKVQITSWEALSEEKKENWLVLDTKEKQDAFLQKVAEPEKQIYLGQKGYQWTIKDFGRFKRFIKDKRLPKLLDYFEEKEIPFDLLEYQIKEYDRIREKIFDLVFELEKSIVEKDFEGIKKIEFEERPKKKEAFNEIQFKIYLKWLLENNYINDKSNNVLSLGRKKFSHSEFPFIHSIEKITETKMADFEYYKHKKEYRSIADISIAQNIYELFEQEVNTILEEL